The genomic window GAGCGACGACTTCCAGGCGCTGTGGAACGCGGACACGGCGGACGGGGACCTGCCGCCCGCCCCGTGCCCGTTCACGGCGGACGCCCCGGGCGGGAGCCAGCCCGAGATTCTCCCCTCGGTCGAGGGGCTCGACGTCGTCGAACTGGGCTGTGGCGGCGGACAGGCGAGCGTCGGGACGGCCGACGAGGGCGCCGACCGGGTCGTCGGCGTGGACGTCTCCTCGGGACAACTCGCACACGCCCGGAAGCTGCGGGACCTGTACGGCGTCGACGCCCGGTTCGTCGAGGGCGACGTGACGCACCTCCCGCTCGCGGCGGACGCCTTCGACGTCGCCTTCTCCGGCTGGGTCCTCCAGATGGTCGGGGACCTCGAGACCTGCCTGACCGAGGCCCGTCGCGTCCTGCGCGACGACGGCGTCCTCGTCTTCGACGTCCCCCATCCGTTCTACGAGCTCTTCGATCCGGCCTCGGAGGCGCTCGAGCGGAGCTATCACGCCACCGGTCGACGGGAGATCACGATCGACGAGGACTACGATGCCGACATGGTCGTTTTCGACCGGAAGGTCGGCGACTACCACCGGGCCCTCGTCGACGCGGGGTTCGACGTCGAGCGGGTCCTCGAACCCGGCAGCGACGACCCGGACGACTACGACGACGACCCCCTCGAGAGCAACCGACCCGAACTGATGGCGACGGTCCCGCGGAGCCTCCGGTTCTGGGCGGTCGCGAACTGAGCGGTCGGCCGGCCGAATCCGTCCACCGGTACGACGCTCCTCTGTTCTGCCCTGGTGCTGTGTGAGCTCTGGGAAGGAGCGGCCAACTAGCAGCTGTCGGGTTCGACGACGGGAGTCGGATCCGTGGCGACCGTCGGGGATCGAACCCCGACGGCCGGTGGACATATCAAAGTTAGATAATACTAGCATTTCTCTGTTCGAGCTCGTGGGAATCGAACGGACTGCCGTTCCAGTGACGCAAGCGGACCGGGAGCGCGTCAGTGGCGGCGGGCCGAATTACGTCGGTCGCGGCGGATCACCGAACCGGACCGCCGGACGGTCGCATCCGTTGGCCGCTCGCGATCCACAGACACTGGGGAGTCCGCGTCTGCGGCCGTATTCGACTCCGGCAGCCGCTCTGACCGAGCTCCTCGCGACCGAACCGCGACATCGAGGCGACGTCGATCCCGTCGCGGTTCCAGTCGAACGCGCGAACCAGCCGGGCTGCACCTCATCGCGGCGGCTCCCGATTTCGTCCGGAACGGCCTGGAAATCGATCTGTCTCCCCTGTCTGGCCCGAGAGACGGGATCGACGGGCCGTCCGTTCTCGGACTGCTTCGGACTCGCCGGGACGGGCACTGCGACGTGGCTCTGCCGTTGTGGCCGCTGGTCCAGTGCCTCCGAGTCGAACGTGATGTCCGGGCTATCCCGGTTAGATACTCGGTCTGATACTATCGTGCAACAGTCAGCGTCCGGACACTCTCTCGAACCGGCTCAACGCGGAATCCACTGGAGACACACCGGTTCGGAGACCGACAGCCGTTCGTCGGCTGCTGACAGAGTCCCGGTCTCGGCGTCGACGCGGAACGCGGTGACGTCGTCGGTGTCCCTGTTCTCTACGAACAGGAACCGACCGTCGGGGCCGATCGCGAAGTGACGGGGCCACTCCCCGCCGGTCGGCGTGTGCTCGACCGGCGATAGTCCGTCGTCGTCCACGGCGAAGGTCGCGATCGAGTCGTGGCCGCGGTTCGAACCGAAGACGAACTCGCCGGACGGGTGGACGGCGACCTCCGCCGTCTTGTTCGCGCCGTCGAACGACTCGGGGAGCGTCGTCGTCGTCGACAGCCGGGTCAGGCGGCCGTCGGGGCCGCGATCGAAGGTGGTGATCGTCGAGTCGAGCTCGTTGATCAGGTACGCCCGGTCGCCGTCCGGACCGAACGCGAGGTGTCGGGGTCCGGCTCCCTCCCGAACGTCCGTCGCGTCGTGGGGCGAGAGTGTCCCGTCGTCGCGATCGATCTCGTAGACGTGGACCTGATCGGTCCCGAGGTCGGGGACGTAGACGAACCGGTCGTCCGGGCCGGGCGAGATCGAGTGGGGATGCGGCGCGGACTGGCGCTCGGGATCGACGCTCGATCCGGCGTGTTCGACGACGTCGGTCGGGGATCCGGGGCGGCCGTCCTCGTCGATCGGGAGCATCGAGACGGCGCCTCCGGCGTAGTGTGCGACGAACAGGTGCCGGCCCGTCGCGTCGACGCTACAGTGGCAGGGGCTGAGCGCCCCGCTCGGACTGCTGTCGACGGCGGTCAGCGCACCGGACTCCGGGTCGACCTCGAACGCCCTGATAGCCCCCTCGTCGTCTTCCCGAACGGCCGCGTAGAGGACGTCCCCGTCCGGATGCGGTGCGACGAACGTCGGGTCCGGGCCCGCGACGGCGCTGTCGAGCGACCGCATCGCCCCCGTTTCGGCGTCGACCTCGACGGTGTGGACTCCGTCCTCGTCGGCCGGGCTGTACGTGCCGATCGCCGCTAGATAGGTCTCCCGCGTCACGGTCCCAGCGTCGCGCCGTCGTCCCTTCACTGTTCTGATTCGGGCGGTGGACCGCGCCCATTACTGGTCGCCGGCCGGCGGTTCGTCCCACTCCTCGGCGTTGTCCCGCGGCGCGTAGCCGATCTCGTCCCGGGCGTTCTGGATCGAGAACCACCGTCGATCGTTGTCGCTGACCCCGTAGTAGATCCCGAACGTGACGTCGTCGTCGTCGAGGCAACGCTCGACCTGGTGTGCGAAGTCCCGCTGGGACTGCCACGTGGCTTTCGTCCGCGCGACGAGGCGCTGGTACTCGTCGCCGTCCCGCTGGATCTCTCCCGCGTCGACCTCCTCTTCCGCCGGTCCGTACGGGTGGTCGTACTCCTGGCCCCGGATCGTCCCGATCCGGAGCGCGTAGAACTGCTCCGGGCACCCCGACGTCTCGGCGTAGTACCGCCCGAGGTCCTCTCCGAACGACTTCGTGGTCGCGTAGTAGGAGTCCGGACGGACGGGATCGGTCGGTTTCAGGCGGAACTCGGACCCCGGCTGGTACAGCTCGGGCGCGTGGTCCGC from Halomicrobium salinisoli includes these protein-coding regions:
- a CDS encoding class I SAM-dependent methyltransferase; this encodes MGDARTENRRLWDEWSDDFQALWNADTADGDLPPAPCPFTADAPGGSQPEILPSVEGLDVVELGCGGGQASVGTADEGADRVVGVDVSSGQLAHARKLRDLYGVDARFVEGDVTHLPLAADAFDVAFSGWVLQMVGDLETCLTEARRVLRDDGVLVFDVPHPFYELFDPASEALERSYHATGRREITIDEDYDADMVVFDRKVGDYHRALVDAGFDVERVLEPGSDDPDDYDDDPLESNRPELMATVPRSLRFWAVAN
- a CDS encoding lactonase family protein gives rise to the protein MTRETYLAAIGTYSPADEDGVHTVEVDAETGAMRSLDSAVAGPDPTFVAPHPDGDVLYAAVREDDEGAIRAFEVDPESGALTAVDSSPSGALSPCHCSVDATGRHLFVAHYAGGAVSMLPIDEDGRPGSPTDVVEHAGSSVDPERQSAPHPHSISPGPDDRFVYVPDLGTDQVHVYEIDRDDGTLSPHDATDVREGAGPRHLAFGPDGDRAYLINELDSTITTFDRGPDGRLTRLSTTTTLPESFDGANKTAEVAVHPSGEFVFGSNRGHDSIATFAVDDDGLSPVEHTPTGGEWPRHFAIGPDGRFLFVENRDTDDVTAFRVDAETGTLSAADERLSVSEPVCLQWIPR
- a CDS encoding NAD-dependent epimerase/dehydratase family protein, giving the protein MNVLVTGAYGRCGTAIIDHLEGDSDYEFTFLNRSDRPADHPYGGFETHVADVADYEAIRPAFDGQDAVVHLAAYPYIEGTWQDVFEPNVVGMYNVLEAARDAEVETFVFGSTNHVMGLYEADHAPELYQPGSEFRLKPTDPVRPDSYYATTKSFGEDLGRYYAETSGCPEQFYALRIGTIRGQEYDHPYGPAEEEVDAGEIQRDGDEYQRLVARTKATWQSQRDFAHQVERCLDDDDVTFGIYYGVSDNDRRWFSIQNARDEIGYAPRDNAEEWDEPPAGDQ